In Mycobacterium stomatepiae, the following are encoded in one genomic region:
- a CDS encoding PE-PPE domain-containing protein: protein MTFVITDPEAIGTAAGELRALGSALHETNAAAAAPMTGVQPPATDSVSVRTAAQLVAQAEQYQALSTKAKLFHDQFVNTLRVAKNAYAETEVANKATMRAASAQDNVALIMGGTGNPKPSVEYMTSVQLAFLQKYPGYRLVSLHTPEELWPITGLNSRTFGRSVAEGFATLNNAILDQTAAGNKVVVMGYSQSATIASMQMRYLEGLPAALRPSTNLLDFVLAANPNNPAGGVLTHLIPGFGEFRFATPLTTSYATSIFTLQYDAIADFPRNPLWLPTGVNSLFSLLKAHHMATYVTAADTVTAIQTQIGNVTMNFMPNLQLPLLDPLRMYVPILGNPVADLLQPFLKPVVDLGHLGLLPSPLSVTGAIGPGTAAGITNPLVAGLPAPGSTGMPPLIPTGMASGF, encoded by the coding sequence ATGACGTTCGTGATCACCGACCCCGAAGCGATAGGGACGGCGGCCGGCGAGTTGCGCGCGCTCGGTTCGGCGCTGCATGAGACGAACGCCGCAGCGGCGGCCCCGATGACGGGAGTGCAACCGCCGGCGACGGATTCAGTATCGGTGCGAACGGCGGCACAGCTGGTCGCACAGGCTGAGCAGTATCAGGCGCTCAGCACGAAGGCGAAACTATTTCACGACCAGTTCGTCAATACCCTGCGCGTCGCGAAGAACGCGTATGCCGAAACCGAAGTCGCCAACAAAGCGACCATGCGGGCGGCGTCGGCGCAGGACAACGTCGCGCTGATCATGGGCGGCACCGGAAATCCGAAACCGAGCGTCGAGTACATGACCTCGGTCCAGCTGGCGTTCCTGCAGAAGTACCCGGGCTACCGACTGGTGAGTCTGCATACTCCGGAAGAGCTCTGGCCGATCACCGGCCTCAACAGCCGAACCTTCGGCAGATCGGTCGCCGAGGGTTTCGCAACCTTGAACAACGCAATACTGGACCAGACCGCCGCCGGCAACAAGGTTGTCGTGATGGGCTATTCGCAGAGCGCAACCATCGCCAGCATGCAAATGCGATATCTGGAGGGCCTTCCGGCCGCCCTACGGCCCAGTACGAACCTGCTGGACTTCGTCTTGGCGGCCAATCCGAACAACCCGGCGGGCGGCGTTCTGACGCACCTGATCCCGGGATTCGGAGAGTTTCGCTTCGCCACGCCGCTGACGACGTCTTATGCGACGTCGATATTCACGCTGCAATACGACGCGATCGCCGACTTCCCGAGGAATCCGTTGTGGCTTCCGACTGGCGTGAACTCGCTGTTCAGCTTGCTCAAAGCGCACCACATGGCTACCTACGTCACCGCCGCAGACACTGTCACCGCCATCCAAACTCAGATTGGCAACGTGACGATGAACTTCATGCCCAACCTGCAATTACCACTGCTCGATCCGCTACGGATGTACGTCCCCATCCTGGGAAATCCGGTAGCAGACTTGCTCCAACCGTTCCTCAAGCCGGTCGTCGACCTGGGCCATCTCGGGTTGCTCCCAAGTCCACTCAGCGTCACGGGAGCCATCGGTCCCGGCACCGCGGCGGGAATCACGAATCCGTTGGTGGCCGGGTTGCCGGCACCGGGCTCCACCGGAATGCCGCCACTGATCCCCACCGGTATGGCGAGCGGGTTCTAG
- the pdxS gene encoding pyridoxal 5'-phosphate synthase lyase subunit PdxS, translating into MTGTARVKRGMAEMLKGGVIMDVVTPEQARIAEGAGAVAVMALERVPADIRAQGGVSRMSDPDMIEGIISAVTIPVMAKARIGHFVEAQILQSLGVDYVDESEVLTPADYTHHIDKWKFTVPFVCGATNLGEALRRISEGAAMIRSKGEAGTGDVSNAATHMRAIGGEIRRLTSLAQDELFVAAKELQAPYDLVVEVARAGKLPVTLFTAGGIATPADAAMMMQLGAEGVFVGSGIFKSGDPAQRAAAIVKATTFYDDPDVLAKVSRGLGEAMVGINVEQVPEPHRLAQRGW; encoded by the coding sequence GTGACGGGAACGGCGCGCGTCAAGCGCGGCATGGCCGAGATGCTCAAGGGTGGCGTCATCATGGACGTCGTCACCCCGGAGCAGGCCCGCATCGCGGAGGGCGCCGGCGCCGTCGCGGTCATGGCGCTGGAGCGAGTACCCGCCGATATCCGCGCGCAGGGTGGGGTGTCGCGGATGAGCGACCCCGACATGATCGAGGGCATCATCTCCGCGGTCACCATCCCGGTGATGGCCAAGGCTCGTATCGGACATTTCGTCGAGGCGCAGATCCTGCAGAGCCTCGGCGTGGATTACGTCGACGAGTCCGAGGTGCTCACGCCCGCCGACTACACCCACCACATCGACAAGTGGAAGTTCACCGTGCCGTTCGTGTGCGGGGCAACCAATCTCGGTGAGGCGCTGCGGCGCATCAGCGAGGGTGCGGCGATGATCCGCTCCAAGGGCGAAGCCGGCACCGGCGACGTATCCAACGCGGCCACCCACATGCGGGCCATCGGCGGTGAGATCCGTCGTCTGACATCGTTGGCGCAAGACGAATTATTCGTTGCCGCAAAGGAATTGCAAGCACCCTACGATCTCGTCGTCGAGGTGGCCCGGGCCGGCAAGCTGCCGGTCACCTTGTTCACCGCGGGCGGCATCGCGACCCCGGCCGACGCGGCGATGATGATGCAACTGGGCGCGGAGGGCGTCTTCGTCGGCTCGGGCATCTTCAAGTCCGGCGACCCCGCCCAGCGCGCCGCCGCGATCGTCAAGGCCACCACGTTCTACGACGATCCGGACGTGCTGGCCAAGGTCTCGCGCGGCCTCGGCGAGGCGATGGTCGGCATCAACGTCGAGCAGGTCCCGGAGCCGCACCGCCTGGCCCAACGCGGCTGGTAA
- the tesB gene encoding acyl-CoA thioesterase II, giving the protein MAIEEILDLEQLEVNIYRGSVFSPESGFLQRTFGGHVAGQSLVSAVRTVDPRYQVHSLHGYFLRPGDPREPTVFLVERTRDGGSFATRRVNAIQHGEIIFNMGASFQTDQEGIHHQDPMPAAPPPDGLPGLDSIKVFDDAGFKQFEEWDVCIVPRERLELLPGKASQQQVWFRHRDPLPNDPVLHICALAYMSDLTLLGSAQVTHLDVREHLQVASLDHAMWFMRAFRADEWLLYDQSSPSASGGRSLCQGKIFTQSGEMVAAVMQEGLTRFKRGYQS; this is encoded by the coding sequence GTGGCTATCGAAGAGATCCTTGATCTCGAGCAACTCGAGGTCAACATCTACCGTGGCAGCGTCTTTAGCCCGGAATCCGGATTCCTGCAGCGCACCTTCGGAGGCCACGTCGCCGGCCAGTCGCTGGTCTCGGCGGTGCGCACCGTCGACCCGCGCTACCAGGTGCACTCGCTGCACGGCTACTTCCTACGGCCCGGGGACCCCAGGGAGCCCACGGTTTTCCTCGTCGAGCGCACCCGCGACGGCGGTTCGTTTGCCACTCGGCGGGTCAACGCCATCCAGCACGGCGAGATCATCTTCAACATGGGGGCGTCCTTCCAGACCGATCAGGAAGGCATTCACCACCAGGACCCGATGCCGGCCGCGCCGCCGCCCGACGGCCTACCCGGGCTGGATTCGATCAAGGTCTTCGACGATGCCGGATTCAAGCAGTTCGAGGAGTGGGACGTTTGCATCGTGCCGCGCGAGCGCTTGGAGTTGTTGCCCGGCAAGGCATCTCAGCAACAGGTGTGGTTCCGGCACCGTGACCCGCTGCCGAACGACCCGGTGCTGCACATCTGCGCCCTGGCCTACATGAGCGACCTCACGCTGCTGGGTTCGGCGCAGGTCACCCACCTCGACGTGCGCGAGCATCTGCAGGTTGCCTCGCTGGACCACGCGATGTGGTTCATGCGTGCATTCCGGGCCGACGAGTGGCTGCTCTACGACCAGTCCTCGCCGTCGGCCAGCGGCGGTCGCTCGCTGTGCCAGGGCAAGATCTTCACGCAGTCCGGCGAGATGGTCGCTGCGGTCATGCAGGAGGGGCTGACCCGCTTCAAACGCGGATACCAGTCGTGA
- a CDS encoding PPE family protein, translating into MLLDYGLLPPEINSARMYGGPRSGAMWAAAEVWDTVAAELGYTASAFDSTVSSLTGGPWRGPASKAMATAAAPYVQWLTATSANAERVAIQTRLSAGAFEAAFAATVPPEVVVANRTLLMTLIATNILGQNTAAIAATEAEYAEMWAQDVAAMVGYDASTTAAGAGQTPFSAPPLTLTSLPTARFVPLGEQLLESMMQTLTGHLTDPMTQLQMLSTPAQFAMEPMNNLIGQAMSGSNSLPSTAGGVSAAHPLLASAVSPETSRVVSASTGRAASIGPLSVPASWVNATSAAPAIPAMAEGSTATVSPISASAATTPPSINMPARLAGAAAAAAARKGSDIAPGAGLAVRRSR; encoded by the coding sequence ATGTTGCTGGACTACGGACTGTTGCCGCCGGAAATAAATTCCGCACGCATGTATGGGGGGCCGCGGTCGGGGGCGATGTGGGCAGCGGCCGAAGTCTGGGACACCGTGGCAGCCGAGTTGGGTTATACGGCAAGCGCTTTCGATTCGACGGTGTCGTCGCTGACCGGCGGGCCCTGGCGGGGCCCGGCGTCGAAGGCGATGGCGACCGCGGCCGCTCCGTACGTGCAGTGGTTGACCGCGACGTCGGCAAACGCGGAGCGGGTGGCCATCCAGACCCGATTATCGGCCGGTGCGTTCGAGGCGGCGTTTGCCGCGACGGTGCCACCCGAGGTCGTCGTGGCCAACCGCACGCTGCTGATGACGCTGATCGCGACCAACATCTTGGGTCAGAACACCGCGGCGATCGCGGCGACCGAGGCCGAATACGCCGAAATGTGGGCCCAGGATGTGGCGGCCATGGTGGGCTACGACGCCAGCACCACGGCGGCCGGGGCCGGGCAGACTCCGTTCAGCGCACCGCCGCTGACGCTGACCAGCCTGCCCACCGCTAGGTTCGTCCCCTTGGGTGAACAGTTGTTGGAATCGATGATGCAGACGCTGACGGGTCACCTGACGGATCCGATGACGCAGCTGCAGATGCTCTCGACGCCGGCCCAGTTCGCGATGGAACCGATGAATAACCTGATTGGCCAGGCCATGTCCGGCTCCAACTCGTTGCCGAGCACTGCCGGCGGCGTTTCGGCGGCCCATCCGCTGCTGGCGTCCGCCGTGAGTCCCGAGACGAGTCGCGTGGTCAGCGCGAGTACCGGACGGGCGGCCTCGATTGGTCCGTTGTCCGTGCCGGCGAGCTGGGTCAATGCCACGTCGGCGGCGCCCGCAATTCCGGCGATGGCCGAGGGGTCCACCGCCACCGTGAGCCCGATTTCGGCGAGCGCGGCCACAACACCACCCTCGATCAACATGCCCGCCCGATTGGCAGGCGCCGCGGCGGCCGCCGCGGCCCGCAAAGGCTCCGACATCGCGCCCGGTGCTGGCCTCGCCGTCAGGCGCTCCCGATGA